From a single Prionailurus bengalensis isolate Pbe53 chromosome A1, Fcat_Pben_1.1_paternal_pri, whole genome shotgun sequence genomic region:
- the LOC122494060 gene encoding ubiquitin-conjugating enzyme E2 N-like gives MAGLPRRIIKETQHLLTEPVPGTKAEPDKSNAHYFHVVIAGPQDSPFEGGTFKRELFLPEEYPMAAPKVCFMSKTYHANVDKLGRVCLDTLKDKWSPALQIRTVLLLTQALLSAPNPDDPLANDRAVEDQRSPSNRNG, from the coding sequence ATGGCCGGGCTGCCCCGCAGGATTATCAAGGAAACCCAGCATTTGCTGACGGAACCAGTTCCTGGCACTAAAGCAGAACCTGACAAAAGCAACGCCCATTATTTTCATGTGGTCATTGCTGGCCCCCAGGATTCCCCCTTTGAGGGAGGGACTTTTAAACGTGAACTATTCCTTCCAGAAGAATACCCAATGGCAGCCCCTAAAGTATGTTTCATGAGCAAAACTTATCATGCTAATGTAGACAAGTTGGGAAGAGTATGTTTAGATACTTTGAAAGATAAGTGGTCCCCAGCACTGCAGATTCGCACAGTTCTGCTATTGACCCAGGCATTGTTAAGTGCTCCCAATCCAGATGATCCATTAGCAAATGATAGAGCAGTGGAAGACCAACGAAGCCCAAGCAACAGAAACGGCTAG